The Papaver somniferum cultivar HN1 chromosome 3, ASM357369v1, whole genome shotgun sequence genome includes a region encoding these proteins:
- the LOC113358342 gene encoding protein KAKU4-like isoform X2, with translation MASFFRVRRNSDNESVGGKMSRGRRIVNYSPYARPSPAPAASSSSQSTEITKNGWFSGFVVPASRMIANGAGKIVSTVFGSQDSHSSSDNDSDDDDDEDIDESGSDDNNDHISQRSDGINQNTIESHRTKFLERQPLAVAQRSESKLQIERLLMQETFSRDECNRLTKIIQSRVVECHASREGGNASLGAAQFGEEGRKSNSYMGYGVDSLSSGPLALHYAAIMESKKWLEEKKSESSPKLENSPLALTASPSNKYIDVTEGEVGSPVLMAKTYMRSRPPWASPSSSHVGFRTPSPIRIPLVKEETPISDRSVFSSKFARRSPLANNSQEILAELRRVRLKSEEAMLLSDSSIHIQPSASELGHKDGRTASRDGEHSKVEPTTKSIDSAAMMMENDGLAIETTSSVPAVILSNKNQDLEDPRFKESVEETARVNNTSEVEYRDGSIRHLKKILMLKLSQKREQERKGWKQGL, from the exons ATGGCGAGTTTTTTTAGGGTTCGCAGAAACTCTGATAAtgaatctgtaggagggaaaatGTCACGAGGTAGAAGAATTGTGAATTACTCTCCATATGCTCGACCTTCTCCTGCTCCTGCTGCTTCTTCATCATCTCAGTCTACTGAAATTACTAAGAATGGTTGGTTTTCTGGATTTGTTGTCCCGGCATCTCGTATGATAGCTAATGGTGCTGGGAAGATAGTTTCAACTGTTTTTGGTTCTCAAGATTCTCATTCTTCTTCTGATaatgatagtgatgatgatgacgatgaggaTATTGACG AGAGTGGTAGTGATGACAACAATGACCATATTTCACAACGGTCAGATGGTATAAATCAG AACACCATAGAATCACACAGAACAAAGTTCCTTGAGAGGCAGCCACTAGCAGTTGCGCAAAGGAGTGAATCCAAGCTTCAAATTGAACGGTTACTTATGCAAGAAACATTTTCAAG GGACGAATGCAACAGATTAACAAAGATTATTCAATCACGAGTTGTCGAGTGCCATGCCTCTAGGGAGGGTGGAAATGCTAGTCTAGGTGCTGCACAATTTGGTGAAGAAGGTCGGAAGTCGAATTCGTATATGGGCTATGGTGTCGATTCTCTTTCTTCTGGGCCTCTTGCTCTTCACTATGCAGCTATAATGGAGTCTAAGAAATGGTTGGAGGAGAAGAAGTCCGAGTCATCTCCAAAGTTGGAAAATAGCCCTCTAGCCCTCACTGCTAGCCCTTCTAATAAGTACATAGAT GTCACTGAAGGGGAAGTGGGTTCTCCTGTGCTGATGGCGAAGACATATATGAGATCCAGGCCTCCTTGGGCTTCTCCATCATCAAGCCATGTTGGATTCAGAACACCGTCACCTATTCGGATTCCTCTAGTTAAGGAGGAGACCCCTATTAGTGATCGTTCTGTATTTTCATCAAAG TTCGCCAGAAGAAGCCCTCTTGCCAACAATTCACAGGAGATCCTTGCTGAATTAAGAAGAGTGCGCTTGAAGTCAGAAGAAGCTATGCTTCTATCAGATTCATCTATTCATATTCAACCATCTGCATCAGAGTTGGGCCATAAAGATGGTCGTACTGCCTCAAGAGATGGGGAGCATTCAAAAGTTGAACCAACTACAAAATCAATTGATTCTGCTGCTATGATGATGGAAAATGATGGGCTAGCAATTGAAACTACTTCCTCTGTCCCAGCCGTGATTCTGTCAAATAAAAATCAG GATTTGGAGGATCCCCGCTTTAAGGAATCGGTGGAAGAAACAGCTCGCGTTAACAACACATCCGAAGTGGAATACAGAGACG GTTCTATTAGGCATTTAAAGAAAATATTGATGTTAAAACTTAGCCAGAAGCGGGAGCAAGAAAGGAAGGGATGGAAGCAAGGATTGTGA
- the LOC113358342 gene encoding protein KAKU4-like isoform X1 — protein MASFFRVRRNSDNESVGGKMSRGRRIVNYSPYARPSPAPAASSSSQSTEITKNGWFSGFVVPASRMIANGAGKIVSTVFGSQDSHSSSDNDSDDDDDEDIDESGSDDNNDHISQRSDGINQNTIESHRTKFLERQPLAVAQRSESKLQIERLLMQETFSRDECNRLTKIIQSRVVECHASREGGNASLGAAQFGEEGRKSNSYMGYGVDSLSSGPLALHYAAIMESKKWLEEKKSESSPKLENSPLALTASPSNKYIDVTEGEVGSPVLMAKTYMRSRPPWASPSSSHVGFRTPSPIRIPLVKEETPISDRSVFSSKFARRSPLANNSQEILAELRRVRLKSEEAMLLSDSSIHIQPSASELGHKDGRTASRDGEHSKVEPTTKSIDSAAMMMENDGLAIETTSSVPAVILSNKNQDLEDPRFKESVEETARVNNTSEVEYRDDSKLPGGSSPLKEINGTTERITANGAPPLASSLSAGPENEGSSESRLGIGLVPLEEETCEPLSKASVVIPSDNDEEIDSGATGPDTSSSRHLIENEPTSRKLNRTLVGKQPQEEKKIGKYSRRGRGRGKSQA, from the exons ATGGCGAGTTTTTTTAGGGTTCGCAGAAACTCTGATAAtgaatctgtaggagggaaaatGTCACGAGGTAGAAGAATTGTGAATTACTCTCCATATGCTCGACCTTCTCCTGCTCCTGCTGCTTCTTCATCATCTCAGTCTACTGAAATTACTAAGAATGGTTGGTTTTCTGGATTTGTTGTCCCGGCATCTCGTATGATAGCTAATGGTGCTGGGAAGATAGTTTCAACTGTTTTTGGTTCTCAAGATTCTCATTCTTCTTCTGATaatgatagtgatgatgatgacgatgaggaTATTGACG AGAGTGGTAGTGATGACAACAATGACCATATTTCACAACGGTCAGATGGTATAAATCAG AACACCATAGAATCACACAGAACAAAGTTCCTTGAGAGGCAGCCACTAGCAGTTGCGCAAAGGAGTGAATCCAAGCTTCAAATTGAACGGTTACTTATGCAAGAAACATTTTCAAG GGACGAATGCAACAGATTAACAAAGATTATTCAATCACGAGTTGTCGAGTGCCATGCCTCTAGGGAGGGTGGAAATGCTAGTCTAGGTGCTGCACAATTTGGTGAAGAAGGTCGGAAGTCGAATTCGTATATGGGCTATGGTGTCGATTCTCTTTCTTCTGGGCCTCTTGCTCTTCACTATGCAGCTATAATGGAGTCTAAGAAATGGTTGGAGGAGAAGAAGTCCGAGTCATCTCCAAAGTTGGAAAATAGCCCTCTAGCCCTCACTGCTAGCCCTTCTAATAAGTACATAGAT GTCACTGAAGGGGAAGTGGGTTCTCCTGTGCTGATGGCGAAGACATATATGAGATCCAGGCCTCCTTGGGCTTCTCCATCATCAAGCCATGTTGGATTCAGAACACCGTCACCTATTCGGATTCCTCTAGTTAAGGAGGAGACCCCTATTAGTGATCGTTCTGTATTTTCATCAAAG TTCGCCAGAAGAAGCCCTCTTGCCAACAATTCACAGGAGATCCTTGCTGAATTAAGAAGAGTGCGCTTGAAGTCAGAAGAAGCTATGCTTCTATCAGATTCATCTATTCATATTCAACCATCTGCATCAGAGTTGGGCCATAAAGATGGTCGTACTGCCTCAAGAGATGGGGAGCATTCAAAAGTTGAACCAACTACAAAATCAATTGATTCTGCTGCTATGATGATGGAAAATGATGGGCTAGCAATTGAAACTACTTCCTCTGTCCCAGCCGTGATTCTGTCAAATAAAAATCAG GATTTGGAGGATCCCCGCTTTAAGGAATCGGTGGAAGAAACAGCTCGCGTTAACAACACATCCGAAGTGGAATACAGAGACG ATTCAAAACTGCCAGGAGGTTCAAGTCCAttgaaggaaattaatggaacaACTGAAAGAATTACTGCTAATGGTGCTCCTCCATTGGCATCAAG TTTGTCTGCAGGACCAGAGAATGAGGGGTCAAGTGAGAGTAGGTTGGGAATAGGCCTTGTGCCATTGGAAGAAGAGACATGTGAGCCTTTAAGCAAAGCTTCGGTTGTGATTCCAAGTGACAATGATGAAGAAATAGATAGTGGTGCCACTGGCCCTGATACTAGTTCAAGCAGGCACTTGATTGAAAATGAACCAACTTCAAGGAAGTTAAACCGTACTTTGGTGGGGAAGCAACCGCAAGAGGAAAAGAAAATTGGAAAATACAGCCGAAGAGGCAGAGGGAGAGGAAAATCACAAGCATAA